One genomic region from Rattus norvegicus strain BN/NHsdMcwi chromosome 10, GRCr8, whole genome shotgun sequence encodes:
- the Lypd9 gene encoding uncharacterized protein LOC691286 isoform X3, whose amino-acid sequence MMTWRPHPPCTTRLRNAVWPTLERAALQILAPRRDLIVWTMHPATPSRLLLACSLAFMPFSTAVTSQSESVAPFSGTSLALCSLPGTYSEPAHTISACRSGAVHSTVLWTGQS is encoded by the exons ATGATGACCTGGAGGCCCCACCCCCCTTGCACCACACGCTTGCGCAATGCAGTTTGGCCTACTTTAGAAAGAGCCGCGCTTCAGATCCTAGCACCG AGACGGGACCTAATAGTCTGGACCATGCATCCTGCCACCCCGAGCAGGCTTCTCTTGGCCTGTAGCCTCGCCTTCATGCCCTTCTCTACAG CTGTGACCTCACAATCGGAAAGCGTCGCCCCCTTCAGTGGCACCTCTCTTGCACTGTGCTCTCTGCCTGGCACCTACAGTGAACCAGCACACACGATTTCTGCCTGCAGATCGGGTGCAGTCCACTCGACTGTGCTATGGACTGGACAGTCATGA